TGAGGTGATAAGGGAATGAGGAGAAGTTAATTCTACATTCTAAAGGGGTATTGGGGTATTAGGGAGAAAGTTCTTTTTTATCTTAATACCGAACTCCGAACTCCGAACTCAAATCATTTTTAATTCTTAATTTTTAATTCTTCATTTTATTAGTGAATAAAGCAAAAAATCTCAACACATTTTTAATTTTATGGATAGGAATTACCCTGTCAACTATTGGCTCACAAATGACCAATTTTGCCGTAACATTATGGGCATGGGAAGCCACAGAAAAAGCCACTCCTTTAGCCTTAATTTTATTTTTTACTCAAACACCGAGAATTATCGCCTCTCTATTTGCAGGGGTGATTGTTGATAGTTGGAATCGTAAATATTTAATGCGGTTTTAAAAATCGAGTTAATGGTTTATTATTGGGAAATATTTTAACGGAGTTTAGTAGTTGTTTAATCGGTTTATTTAAAATACCTTATTTATGGATGTTATCTGGTTTCTTTATGTCTTTTTTTGCTCCTTTAATTGGTAGCTCAAATCAGTCTATTGAAAAATTTAGCTGTTTTGTGATGAATTTAATAAATTAAGAGACTCGATCGCATTTACAATAAGAATTGTTACTCAACTATTGACGATCGCAACTCCATGACTATAACTCTAAATAAACCTCAATCCCTTCATCTGCCAACCATTACCACTCTGCCAGAGAATAATCTAACTATTATCGCTGAACAAATACCCGTTGCGGCTGTAACATTAAATATTTGGTTTAATATGGGCTCGGCAGTAGAAGCAGATAATATCAATGGCATGGCACATTTTTTAGAACACATGATCTTCAAAGGTAGCCGAAAATTAGGTTTAGGGGAATTTGAGCGTTTATTAGAAGCTAGAGGTGCGATGACAAATGCGGCAACTAGCCAAGAATATACCCATTTTTACTTTACCTGCGCCCCCCAAGATTTTGTCGATATATTACCATTACAACTAGATTTAGTTTCTAACCCTTCCCTACCCCCGGAAGAATTTACACGGGAGAAAAAAGTTGTTTTGGAGGAAATTCGCCGCTCCCATGATAACCCCCGTCGCCGTGTTTTTGACAAAATGATGAATCTTTGTTTCCCTAATTTACCTTATCATCGCCCCATTTTAGGTACAGAGGAAATTATAGAAAATTTGAAACTCGAACAAATGCAGTCATTTCACCATTCATGGTATCAACCTTCAGGGATGACTATTGTGGCGGTGGGTAATTTGCCTGTGGAAGAATTAACCGAAAATATCCTCAATACCCTTTCTTTAAAATCTAATCAACTTCAACCTCCTTCCCCTGAGTATTCCCCTGAATTGCCATTTACAGACATAATTACCGAAGAATATACAGACAGTAATTTACAACAAGCACGTTTGATGATGTTGTGGCGTGTGCCGGGTTTGAATCATCTGGAGGAAACCATTGCTTTAGATGTGTTGGCGGTAATTTTAGGTAGAGGTAAACTTTCTCGTTTATTTCGTGATTTAAGGGAAAATCGTCGATTAGTTACCCGCATATCTGCATCTAATACCACTTATAAAATTCAAGGGGAATTTTATGTTTCTGCTCAATTATCTCAAGAAAATATAGAAATTGTCCAAGCAGAAATTATTAAACATATTCAAGAAATTCAGCAATTTGGAGTTACGGAAGCAGAGTTAAATAGAGTTAAACAAAATGTTGCTAGTCAATTTATTTTTCAAAGTGAAAAACCAAGCGATCGCACTAATTTATATGGTTATTATTATTCTCAATTAAGAACTATTACCCCTGCTTTAGAATATAGTGAAAAAGTAAAACATATTACTGTAGAAAAAATCCAAGAAACTGCCATTAAATATCTTTCTCTTGATGCTTACGGAGTTTTAATTGCTAGAAACTAATTTGAGTTAGGAGTTAGGATTTCAGAGTTAGCATTATTACTAAAAAATAATCATAAAAATGGAATTAATTTCTCAAAAAAATGGATTACAAACAAGAATTAATCACCACAATTCACGATTTTGGTTGTGATATTAATGAGCTAGAATTAAAATTAATTGACTTAACAAAAGAAACAAAAACAGTTGTTTTAATCCCTGCTTTATATGAAGAAATAAAACGCCCTGCTTTACACATTATTCGTCAGGAATTAGGAAAGTGTCAATTTGTACAAACAGTCATTATCTGTGTCTATGCTAAAACCATAGAAGAATACAGAGAAACAGTACAGTTTTTTCAATCCTTACCCCAAAAAACCTATATTCTCTGGGAAAATGGTCAAAGAATCACTAATATTCTCGAATGTTTACGAGCAAAAGACCTTGATTTAATGAGATATAAAGGTAAAGGTAAAGCTGTATGGTTAGGGTTAGGATTGGCTACCTTAGCAGGAGAAGCGATCGCACTCCATGATGCTGATATAATTACCTATGATAAATCTTACCCTCTCAAACTCCTTTATCCTCTGGTAGAAAAAGAATTTGGTATTGCTTTTAATAAAGCCTATTATGCCCGTATTGGGGAAAACTCTCGTAATTTGAACGGTAGAGCCGTACGTTTGTTCGTAACTCCCTTGTTAAGTGCCTTAACGGATATGTTTGGTTATCAAAACTATCTACGCTATCTTAATGCTTTTCGTTACCCTTTATCAGGAGAATTTGCCTTAAATAGTGACTTAGCCTTAAATATTCGTATTCCTGCCAATTGGGGTTTAGAAATCGGTTTGTTAGCAGAAGTTTATCGCAATGTAGCAGAAAAAAGAATCTCTCAAATTGATTTAGGTATATTTGACCATAAACATCAAAAAATTGGTAAATCCACTAACGAAGGTTTACAGAAGATGTGTTTAGATATACTGCGATCGCTCTTTCGTACTCTAACTGAAACAGAACAAGTTATAATTACCAGAGATCATATTCATGCCCTCAGAATCAAATATCGTCGGGAAGCTCAAGACTACACTCGTCAATATTCCCTCGATGCTCGTTTTAATGGCTTAAGCTACGATCGTCATCAAGAAGAAGTCATAATCGAAATTTTCCAACAAGTGATAGGAGAATCTGGAGAATACTTTTTTGCTGATCCTTCCGGTGCTTTAATCCCCGATTGGACAAGGGCTTTGGCTGTTATGCCCGATTTGCGAGAACAACTACAAAAGGCTGTAGATGAAGATAGTCAAGTTTAAAATAGCGATAGTTGAGTGACTTTTTCTGAACATAAACCAGTCTTCCCCTCTAACATTGCAATCAAACTGCAACCTAAATGATAAGCTAAATTAACAGGCACAGCATTCCCAATTTGTTGATATTGAGAAGTCAACGAACCAGCAAATTCCCAATCATCAGGGAAAGTTTGAACTCTGGCATATTCCCTTATTGTTAAAGGTCTTGTTTCAATGGGGTGACATCTTTCTGTTTGAGTTTGAGAAGGACTACAAGTAAGGGTCAAACAAGGTTCATCATAAGCCAATCTTTTTGCAAATCCTGTTCTACCACCCCCCTGATAATAGCTATCTAATTGAGTTATATCTTGGTTAATAACATTCCAGTTGGGACGGTTTTTTTGTAAAGTCTCACAACTATTTTTATTTATATCTACTAATAATTTAGTATTTAATCCAGCATTTTCAAAACCTAAAGC
This is a stretch of genomic DNA from Cyanobacterium aponinum PCC 10605. It encodes these proteins:
- a CDS encoding MFS transporter, producing the protein MNKAKNLNTFLILWIGITLSTIGSQMTNFAVTLWAWEATEKATPLALILFFTQTPRIIASLFAGVIVDSWNRKYLMRF
- a CDS encoding M16 family metallopeptidase, which codes for MTITLNKPQSLHLPTITTLPENNLTIIAEQIPVAAVTLNIWFNMGSAVEADNINGMAHFLEHMIFKGSRKLGLGEFERLLEARGAMTNAATSQEYTHFYFTCAPQDFVDILPLQLDLVSNPSLPPEEFTREKKVVLEEIRRSHDNPRRRVFDKMMNLCFPNLPYHRPILGTEEIIENLKLEQMQSFHHSWYQPSGMTIVAVGNLPVEELTENILNTLSLKSNQLQPPSPEYSPELPFTDIITEEYTDSNLQQARLMMLWRVPGLNHLEETIALDVLAVILGRGKLSRLFRDLRENRRLVTRISASNTTYKIQGEFYVSAQLSQENIEIVQAEIIKHIQEIQQFGVTEAELNRVKQNVASQFIFQSEKPSDRTNLYGYYYSQLRTITPALEYSEKVKHITVEKIQETAIKYLSLDAYGVLIARN
- a CDS encoding DNA cytosine methyltransferase; the encoded protein is MSTINLSGSYQILHSKNKSKFEVIELFAGCGGMALGFENAGLNTKLLVDINKNSCETLQKNRPNWNVINQDITQLDSYYQGGGRTGFAKRLAYDEPCLTLTCSPSQTQTERCHPIETRPLTIREYARVQTFPDDWEFAGSLTSQYQQIGNAVPVNLAYHLGCSLIAMLEGKTGLCSEKVTQLSLF